In the Streptobacillus moniliformis DSM 12112 genome, one interval contains:
- a CDS encoding flavodoxin encodes MKTGIYFGTTTGTTEDIANRISNHFDDVDVIEVSEGIDTFSNYDLLILGSPTWGLGDLQDDWMACVDEIDDMDLSDKYVALFGTGDQASFADSFIDAIEILYKKALKANAKIIGFTDIDGYDFTDSLAVKNGRFICLAIDELNQPELSDERIENWCNQLKEEIEK; translated from the coding sequence ATGAAAACAGGAATTTATTTTGGAACTACTACTGGTACAACTGAAGATATAGCTAATAGAATTTCAAATCATTTTGATGATGTTGATGTTATAGAAGTATCAGAAGGTATAGATACATTTAGTAATTATGATTTATTAATTTTAGGATCACCAACTTGGGGTCTTGGAGATTTACAAGATGATTGGATGGCATGTGTAGATGAAATAGATGATATGGATTTAAGCGATAAATATGTAGCCTTATTTGGTACAGGAGATCAAGCATCATTTGCTGATTCATTTATAGATGCTATAGAGATACTTTATAAGAAAGCTTTAAAGGCTAATGCTAAAATCATTGGATTTACTGATATTGATGGCTATGATTTCACAGATTCACTAGCTGTCAAAAATGGGAGATTTATTTGTCTTGCAATAGATGAATTAAATCAACCGGAATTAAGTGATGAAAGAATAGAAAATTGGTGTAATCAATTAAAAGAAGAAATTGAAAAATAG
- the recJ gene encoding single-stranded-DNA-specific exonuclease RecJ, with the protein METKWILSETKSKLTNFDLPIDNNILNILASRGIVDEKDIVNFINPSLENLEDPLKLKDLGLAASYILDAIKEYKNICIYGDYDVDGITSTSLLYLAFKKIGAKNIDYYIPLRNEGYGLNKDAIQEIKNKGTDLIITVDCGISSYHDVEFINSLDMKAIITDHHDIPSDKKLPRALACINPKRLDNEYSFPNIAGVGVAFLLAYELFRRLGIKEEIYSYLDIASLGTIADIMPIIKENRIIVKYGLEKLKNSSNLGLRTILNKLNLKDKELTTGDISFKIAPVFNAAGRLADAKLGVKLLISDNQNEINILADNLISNNIYRKKIQDEIITSVLDELREKDISNKYILISHSPNYHHGIIGIVASKVLETYYKPCIIMEENLEEGIAVASCRSVEGFNITKALSYVSNLLIKFGGHANAAGFTIKLENIDIFKEKIEAYAKEQLENIKLTKNIKIDMKIPAQKISYEFIQSLNLLKPFGFGNPTPLLMSENCIIHNPKTVGSNEQHLKFDIDQKGFSVKNAIWFNGGSNLQELRKNHIFYDVVFKLETNEYKDRFYPSIMIEDMKQSKLKDDRFQYYHSMYNTSFPMKSVFYTTIDLTDIDLNKIYLKKGFNSYSVMSGQKSISKLDSNISTLLCNLSDFYGFDFDIKVESIENRDNHKIIHILIKRNYNLINYSNQDKVQFRNIKNYILGEQEYNEITKEILSKYYKENESIFISRENISYLIENEKIRIRDKFFYPLFLTVGIKYYFDKNKKMTFYTKNKYFIKNSHLRNYFEFKNRVDISDKIDNCIFDFNSIEMPIFKLKYEKAIFFCDKNYTKNKLYVIKKEIELPPNILKLQKNLLSGLNYDKIFLEYLPINNKLSLIKEAKNNQVIYTDESIIEYF; encoded by the coding sequence ATGGAAACTAAATGGATACTTTCTGAAACTAAGTCTAAATTAACTAACTTTGATCTGCCTATAGATAATAATATACTTAATATTCTGGCAAGTAGAGGTATAGTTGATGAAAAAGATATAGTTAATTTTATTAATCCTAGTCTTGAAAATCTTGAAGATCCTTTAAAATTAAAAGATTTAGGATTAGCTGCTTCATATATATTAGATGCTATAAAAGAATATAAAAATATATGTATATATGGTGATTATGATGTAGATGGTATTACTTCTACATCTCTTTTGTATTTAGCATTTAAAAAAATTGGTGCAAAAAATATTGACTACTATATTCCTTTAAGAAATGAAGGTTATGGCTTAAATAAAGATGCTATACAGGAGATTAAAAATAAAGGAACAGACCTTATTATCACAGTAGATTGTGGTATTAGTTCTTATCATGATGTAGAATTTATTAACTCGCTTGATATGAAAGCAATAATAACAGATCATCATGATATACCTAGTGATAAAAAACTTCCAAGAGCCTTAGCTTGTATTAATCCTAAAAGATTAGATAATGAATATTCATTTCCAAACATTGCAGGAGTAGGGGTTGCCTTTCTTTTAGCATATGAGCTTTTTAGAAGACTTGGTATTAAAGAAGAGATTTATTCATATTTAGATATAGCTTCACTTGGAACTATAGCTGATATTATGCCTATAATCAAAGAAAATAGAATTATAGTAAAATATGGTTTAGAAAAGCTAAAAAATAGTTCTAATCTTGGTTTGAGAACTATATTAAATAAACTGAATTTAAAAGATAAAGAGCTTACAACAGGAGATATATCATTTAAAATTGCTCCTGTATTTAATGCTGCTGGAAGATTAGCAGATGCAAAGCTTGGCGTTAAATTATTAATTAGTGATAATCAAAATGAAATAAATATTTTAGCCGACAACCTAATATCAAATAATATTTATAGAAAAAAGATACAAGATGAAATTATTACTAGTGTTTTAGATGAATTAAGAGAAAAGGATATTAGTAATAAGTATATATTAATATCTCATTCACCTAATTATCATCACGGTATAATTGGAATAGTAGCTTCAAAAGTTCTTGAAACCTATTATAAGCCGTGTATAATTATGGAAGAAAATTTAGAAGAAGGAATAGCAGTAGCATCTTGCAGATCTGTAGAAGGATTTAATATAACTAAAGCATTATCATATGTTTCTAATTTACTTATTAAATTTGGTGGGCATGCTAATGCTGCTGGATTTACAATTAAGCTTGAGAATATAGATATTTTTAAAGAAAAAATAGAGGCATATGCTAAAGAACAATTAGAAAATATTAAATTAACTAAAAACATTAAAATAGACATGAAAATTCCAGCTCAAAAAATTAGCTATGAATTTATACAAAGTCTAAATTTATTAAAACCATTTGGATTTGGAAATCCTACTCCACTTTTAATGAGTGAAAACTGTATTATACATAATCCAAAGACAGTTGGAAGTAATGAACAACATTTAAAATTTGATATAGATCAGAAAGGATTTTCTGTAAAAAATGCAATTTGGTTTAATGGAGGAAGTAATTTACAAGAATTAAGAAAAAATCACATATTCTATGATGTTGTATTTAAACTTGAAACTAATGAATATAAGGATAGATTTTATCCTAGTATAATGATAGAAGATATGAAACAATCTAAATTAAAAGATGATAGATTTCAATATTATCATTCTATGTACAATACTTCTTTTCCTATGAAATCAGTATTTTATACAACCATAGATTTAACTGATATAGATCTTAATAAAATATATCTTAAAAAAGGATTTAATTCATATTCTGTTATGTCAGGTCAGAAATCTATTTCAAAGCTTGATTCAAATATATCTACATTACTATGTAATTTAAGTGATTTTTATGGATTTGATTTTGACATTAAAGTTGAAAGTATTGAAAATAGAGATAATCATAAAATAATTCACATATTAATAAAGAGAAACTATAACTTAATAAATTATTCTAACCAAGATAAGGTTCAATTTAGAAATATTAAAAACTATATACTAGGAGAACAAGAATATAATGAGATTACTAAAGAAATATTATCTAAGTATTATAAAGAAAATGAATCTATCTTTATTTCAAGAGAAAATATATCTTACTTAATTGAAAATGAAAAAATAAGGATAAGAGATAAATTTTTCTATCCTCTATTTTTAACTGTAGGTATTAAATACTATTTTGATAAAAACAAAAAAATGACTTTCTATACTAAAAATAAGTATTTTATTAAAAATTCTCATTTAAGAAATTATTTTGAATTTAAAAATAGGGTAGATATTTCAGATAAAATTGATAACTGTATCTTTGATTTTAATAGTATAGAAATGCCTATATTTAAATTAAAATATGAAAAAGCTATATTTTTTTGTGATAAAAACTATACAAAAAACAAATTGTATGTTATAAAAAAAGAGATTGAATTGCCGCCTAATATATTAAAATTACAAAAAAATCTATTAAGTGGTCTAAATTATGATAAAATATTCTTAGAATATTTACCTATTAATAATAAATTATCATTAATAAAAGAAGCTAAAAACAATCAAGTTATATACACTGATGAAAGTATAATAGAATATTTTTAA
- a CDS encoding extracellular solute-binding protein, whose protein sequence is MKKLVFTIFTFIMLLSCFGNNSDENVLNIYTWTYFIPDKIIEDFEKETGIKVNLSYYDNNDTMIAKLMIENGEGNYDIVSPSTDYIPVMINSGLLEKLDKSKLGKTFENMNEKLNLMEISKIYDEGLNYSIPYSFMATGITVNNEIVGNDFVKTPDIFLNEKFKGRMTMLDDGREVIGLALQYLGYPSDSKDINQLNEAKEKILSWAENLAKFDSNASGKGMASGEFAIVHGYPDVFYEVEKEEESKFTYFIPEGAMMYIDSMAIPSSSKHKDNAYKFLEFLYRPENFIEVLKVLRNPSIIKDVEEKSEFKPIISAEEIINKSKLPGALGDEAKELQDKIWTEIKSSGK, encoded by the coding sequence TTGAAAAAATTAGTATTTACAATTTTCACTTTTATTATGTTACTAAGCTGTTTTGGAAATAATAGCGATGAGAATGTTTTAAACATTTATACTTGGACATATTTTATTCCTGATAAAATCATAGAAGATTTTGAAAAAGAAACAGGAATTAAAGTTAATCTTAGCTACTATGATAACAATGACACTATGATAGCTAAATTAATGATAGAAAATGGCGAAGGAAATTATGATATAGTTTCACCTTCAACTGACTATATCCCTGTTATGATAAACTCAGGATTATTAGAAAAATTAGACAAGTCTAAATTAGGTAAAACTTTTGAAAATATGAATGAAAAATTAAATTTAATGGAGATTTCTAAAATATATGATGAAGGATTAAATTATTCTATTCCTTATTCATTCATGGCAACAGGAATAACAGTAAATAATGAAATTGTTGGTAATGATTTTGTTAAAACTCCTGATATATTCTTAAATGAAAAATTTAAAGGTCGTATGACTATGTTAGATGATGGTCGTGAAGTAATAGGGCTTGCTTTACAATACTTAGGTTACCCATCTGATTCAAAAGATATTAATCAATTAAATGAAGCTAAAGAAAAAATTCTTTCTTGGGCAGAAAACTTAGCTAAATTTGATTCTAATGCCTCAGGTAAAGGAATGGCAAGTGGGGAATTTGCTATAGTTCATGGTTATCCAGATGTATTTTATGAAGTAGAAAAAGAAGAAGAAAGTAAATTTACTTATTTCATTCCAGAAGGTGCTATGATGTATATAGATTCAATGGCTATACCTTCAAGTTCTAAACATAAGGATAATGCATATAAATTTCTTGAATTTTTATACAGACCTGAAAACTTTATAGAAGTATTAAAAGTATTAAGAAATCCAAGTATAATTAAAGATGTAGAAGAAAAATCAGAATTTAAACCAATAATTTCTGCTGAAGAAATAATTAATAAATCTAAATTGCCTGGTGCTTTAGGAGATGAAGCTAAGGAATTACAAGATAAAATATGGACAGAAATTAAATCAAGTGGAAAATAG
- a CDS encoding UDP-N-acetylmuramoyl-L-alanyl-D-glutamate--2,6-diaminopimelate ligase → MSIQKLFKNVDYRVLTLVEEDNFKDMSYNSKEIKEGDIFVALIGNVADGHNYIPSAIENGAKMIIAERDDYPYPKDITVVLVKNLRDNLGYISSNFYNFPQNKLKIIAVTGTNGKTTTTYILESIFKNSARIGTTGYRILDVEYEAKNTTPESLDLIKLMKEAVDKNVEYFLMEVSSHALCQGRVKMLEFDSAIFTNLTQDHLDFHETLEKYFEAKASIINHLKPNARLIINKDDKYCNRLLNVSDSFSLKEVATINGEVLEYTLKGMKVRISKDDKKYIFTTKLMGEYNLQNLLGAILSAYNLGIDLDEIINSIQNINSIAGRFEIIDNDKDVMVVVDYAHTADGLENILKTLSIMKKNRLVTLFGAGGDRDKTKRAKMAQAACKYSDLIFLTSDNPRTEDPEMILNDVEKGMNSSIPYFKICDREMAIKNSIQTLQKNDILLIAGKGHEDYQIIGREKIHFDDREMAKKYLGGR, encoded by the coding sequence ATGAGCATTCAAAAATTATTTAAAAATGTAGATTATAGGGTGCTTACATTAGTTGAAGAAGATAATTTTAAAGATATGTCATATAATTCTAAGGAAATCAAAGAGGGCGATATATTCGTTGCATTAATTGGTAATGTTGCAGATGGACATAACTATATCCCTTCAGCCATTGAAAATGGTGCTAAAATGATAATAGCTGAAAGGGACGATTATCCTTATCCTAAAGATATTACTGTAGTTTTAGTTAAAAACTTAAGAGATAATCTCGGATATATTTCAAGTAACTTCTATAATTTCCCTCAAAATAAGTTAAAAATTATAGCTGTTACAGGTACAAATGGAAAAACAACAACTACATATATCTTAGAATCTATATTCAAAAATTCTGCCAGAATAGGAACTACAGGTTATAGGATACTTGATGTTGAATACGAGGCAAAAAATACTACTCCTGAATCTTTAGACTTAATAAAGTTAATGAAAGAAGCAGTAGATAAAAATGTAGAATATTTTTTAATGGAAGTAAGCTCTCATGCACTATGTCAAGGTAGAGTTAAAATGTTAGAATTTGATAGTGCAATTTTTACTAACTTAACTCAAGATCATCTTGATTTTCATGAAACTTTAGAAAAATATTTTGAAGCAAAAGCCTCTATAATTAATCATCTAAAACCTAATGCTAGGTTAATAATAAATAAGGATGATAAATATTGCAATCGTTTATTAAATGTTTCTGATTCTTTTTCATTAAAAGAGGTAGCAACAATTAATGGTGAAGTATTAGAATATACATTAAAAGGAATGAAAGTAAGAATCTCTAAAGATGATAAAAAATATATTTTTACAACAAAATTAATGGGAGAGTATAATTTGCAAAATCTTCTTGGAGCTATATTATCAGCATATAATTTGGGGATAGATTTAGATGAAATAATTAATTCTATTCAAAATATTAATTCTATAGCTGGAAGATTTGAAATAATTGATAATGATAAAGATGTTATGGTTGTAGTAGATTATGCACATACAGCAGATGGATTAGAAAATATATTAAAAACACTTTCAATAATGAAAAAAAATAGGCTTGTAACCCTATTTGGTGCAGGTGGAGATAGAGACAAAACTAAAAGAGCTAAAATGGCTCAAGCTGCATGCAAATACAGTGATTTAATATTTTTAACTTCTGATAATCCAAGGACAGAAGATCCAGAAATGATATTAAATGATGTGGAAAAAGGTATGAACTCTTCTATACCATATTTTAAAATTTGTGATAGAGAAATGGCAATTAAAAACTCTATACAAACACTACAAAAAAATGATATACTACTGATTGCTGGAAAAGGGCATGAAGATTATCAAATTATAGGTAGAGAAAAAATACATTTCGATGATAGAGAAATGGCAAAAAAATATTTAGGAGGTAGATAA
- a CDS encoding alpha/beta hydrolase fold domain-containing protein, with amino-acid sequence MKKIIFIFSTLAIVSCSSITTTLLKTTNFIYRGEKETFLKIGRTGAYYELPWKHKSDITHETILYNGNVKLELIKKTEKKNDSVIYYAHGGAFIYPLSNIYRNLAEFMLNINDNYDIIFVDYRQLPYSFYPSGHDDYDNGLEYAFENYKNVYTFGDSAGGNLIVSTLLKRRDEKRRLPDAVVLLSPFLDISNTLESRKTNVKTDLLIGSSVENYDLSKLLKDNEYFKYEKDKKHPYISPVFGDFNGFPPTYIEVNNGELLYDDSKIVKEKLDSENIENKFVTVDGLYHVYHLLRSSEATTSIKSIFDFLDEKRLGGK; translated from the coding sequence ATGAAAAAAATTATTTTTATTTTTTCTACTTTAGCAATTGTTAGTTGTTCATCAATAACTACCACACTTTTAAAAACTACCAATTTCATATATAGAGGAGAAAAAGAAACATTTTTAAAAATAGGTAGAACTGGAGCCTATTATGAATTGCCTTGGAAACATAAATCTGACATAACTCATGAAACTATATTATATAACGGAAATGTAAAATTAGAGTTGATTAAAAAAACTGAAAAGAAAAATGATTCAGTAATTTATTATGCCCATGGAGGTGCATTTATTTATCCTCTATCTAATATTTATAGAAATCTTGCAGAATTTATGCTAAATATTAATGATAATTATGATATTATTTTCGTTGATTACAGACAACTTCCATATAGTTTCTATCCTAGTGGACATGATGATTATGATAATGGTTTAGAATATGCATTTGAAAATTACAAAAATGTATATACTTTTGGAGATTCTGCTGGTGGAAACCTAATAGTTTCTACATTATTAAAAAGAAGAGATGAGAAAAGAAGATTACCTGATGCAGTAGTTCTTTTATCTCCATTTTTAGATATATCAAATACTTTAGAAAGTAGAAAAACAAATGTTAAGACAGATCTTTTAATAGGTTCTTCTGTTGAAAATTATGATCTTTCTAAACTTCTTAAAGATAATGAATACTTTAAATATGAGAAGGATAAAAAACATCCATATATTTCACCAGTTTTTGGAGATTTCAACGGATTCCCACCTACTTATATAGAAGTTAATAATGGCGAACTATTATATGATGATTCTAAAATAGTTAAAGAAAAACTTGATAGCGAAAATATAGAAAACAAGTTTGTTACTGTAGATGGGCTTTACCACGTTTATCACTTATTAAGATCAAGTGAAGCTACAACATCTATAAAATCAATATTTGATTTCCTTGATGAAAAAAGACTTGGAGGAAAATAA
- a CDS encoding endonuclease/exonuclease/phosphatase family protein translates to MKRKFLFLSLFVALSGISISETISQIQGNEMLSKFQDKDVTKVRGIVTAIRKTKYNNGFFMQSVKHDKDIRTSEGIYVENINNANVKVGDLVTVDGKVKEIYLNKPDKTQPPITSIQANSIKVMKSKQKVRPLEHTGKNIPIKVRDNNNPVLNVKTNAMDYYEALEGVLIRIKNPIVTGANQKYGDITVVPSKGMYAGLRSINGGVVYNNYETEQTQRITVNITPWNIFENGKYKDNVTPNPGDEFKGDIEGIVFYEHGEYRLYPTSPFPGIIDKNTKPEKNKYTYNDELLNVVSYNIENFSHVDTPERVDELANQVATILQNPDILGLIEVGDDDGQKESEIVSSNENMEALVKAIKEKTGIDYGFVSVDPMDGKDGGWPAMHIRNVILYRIDKLNVVGFNQGDAITDTEVIKDGDNVRLTYNPGRIGNQDKIWEEVRKPLVAQFEYNGKNIFVIANHLKSKRSDDKVYGVNHPVIRKSEDVRIPEGKYINNFVKDILSKDDKATVIVLGDMNDFEFSKTTKNINGDELVDVISLLPKNERYTYVYQGASQTLDNIMINKKYKDNVNIDVIRVNSEFLKEQGSFSDHDPIFIQFKVD, encoded by the coding sequence ATGAAAAGAAAATTTTTATTTTTATCACTATTTGTAGCATTATCTGGAATTTCGATTTCAGAAACTATTTCTCAAATACAGGGAAATGAAATGCTTTCTAAATTTCAAGATAAAGATGTAACTAAAGTTAGAGGAATAGTAACAGCTATTAGAAAAACTAAATATAATAATGGATTTTTCATGCAATCAGTAAAACATGATAAAGACATTAGAACTTCTGAAGGAATTTATGTAGAAAATATTAATAATGCGAATGTTAAAGTTGGAGATTTAGTTACTGTTGATGGTAAGGTAAAAGAAATTTATTTAAATAAACCAGATAAAACTCAACCACCTATTACTTCTATACAAGCTAATTCTATAAAGGTTATGAAATCTAAACAAAAAGTTAGACCTTTAGAACATACTGGTAAAAATATACCTATTAAAGTTCGTGATAATAATAACCCAGTATTAAATGTAAAAACAAATGCTATGGACTATTATGAAGCCCTTGAAGGAGTTTTAATAAGAATTAAAAATCCAATAGTAACAGGAGCAAATCAAAAATATGGAGATATAACTGTTGTGCCAAGTAAGGGTATGTATGCAGGGTTAAGAAGTATTAATGGTGGAGTAGTGTATAATAACTATGAAACAGAACAAACTCAAAGAATAACTGTAAATATTACTCCTTGGAATATATTTGAAAATGGTAAGTATAAAGATAATGTAACTCCAAATCCTGGTGATGAATTTAAAGGAGATATAGAAGGAATAGTATTTTATGAACATGGTGAATATAGATTATACCCAACATCACCTTTCCCAGGAATTATAGATAAAAATACTAAACCTGAAAAAAATAAATATACATACAATGATGAATTATTAAATGTAGTTTCATATAACATAGAAAACTTTTCACATGTAGATACTCCTGAAAGAGTAGATGAACTTGCAAATCAAGTTGCAACTATACTTCAAAACCCAGATATTTTAGGATTAATAGAAGTTGGAGATGATGATGGACAAAAAGAAAGTGAAATAGTATCTTCAAATGAAAATATGGAAGCTCTTGTTAAAGCTATAAAAGAAAAAACAGGAATAGACTATGGATTTGTTAGTGTAGACCCTATGGATGGAAAAGATGGTGGTTGGCCTGCAATGCATATACGTAATGTAATATTATACAGAATAGACAAATTAAATGTAGTTGGATTTAATCAAGGAGATGCAATTACTGATACAGAAGTGATAAAAGATGGAGATAATGTTAGATTAACATATAACCCTGGAAGAATAGGAAATCAAGATAAAATTTGGGAAGAAGTTAGAAAACCTTTAGTAGCTCAATTTGAATATAACGGTAAAAATATATTTGTAATAGCTAATCACTTAAAATCTAAGAGATCAGATGATAAGGTATATGGAGTTAATCATCCAGTTATTAGAAAATCAGAAGATGTAAGAATACCAGAAGGTAAATATATTAACAATTTTGTTAAAGACATTTTATCTAAAGATGATAAAGCTACAGTAATAGTTTTAGGAGATATGAATGATTTTGAATTTTCTAAGACTACAAAAAATATTAATGGAGATGAATTGGTAGATGTAATATCATTATTACCTAAGAATGAAAGATATACTTATGTTTACCAAGGTGCATCTCAAACTCTTGATAATATAATGATTAATAAGAAATATAAGGATAATGTAAATATTGATGTTATTAGAGTTAATTCAGAATTTCTAAAAGAACAAGGTTCATTTAGTGATCATGACCCTATATTTATACAATTTAAAGTAGATTAA
- a CDS encoding site-specific DNA-methyltransferase codes for MFLNYKGKKTVEEIENIIEIKRLKLKSISKGSEKGIYINADNFDAMIMLLDNFENSVDLVYIDPPFNTNSDFYYNEDKTSTISSSKNDSLAYSDKMNLNEYLEFIRKRLILIKKLLSDRGTIYFHIDCKVGPYIKLILDEIFGIKNFVNDISRVKSNPKNFKRKAFGNEKDVIYIYSKKNQNNIFNNVTIALSEEEILKKFPKIDKNGRRYNTVPCHAPGETKNGETGGKWKGVFPPKGRHWRYSPKELEKLDENGLIEWSKNGVPRIKNFSDEHKGKKIQDIWSNFKDPQNPIYPTEKNLDMLSMIAQQSSNEDSIIMDCFCGSSSFLLAGINKKRYVIGIDKSDVSKEVLLKRRNINDLVIVEYIDL; via the coding sequence ATGTTTTTAAATTATAAAGGTAAAAAAACAGTTGAGGAAATCGAAAATATTATTGAAATAAAAAGATTAAAATTAAAAAGCATTTCTAAGGGTTCAGAAAAAGGAATATATATTAATGCTGATAATTTTGATGCTATGATTATGTTGTTAGATAATTTCGAAAATAGTGTGGATTTAGTGTATATTGATCCACCATTTAATACTAATTCTGATTTTTATTACAATGAAGATAAGACATCTACTATTAGTTCATCTAAAAATGATAGTTTAGCATATAGTGATAAAATGAATTTAAACGAATACTTAGAATTTATAAGGAAAAGATTAATTTTAATAAAAAAATTACTTAGCGATAGAGGGACTATATATTTTCATATAGATTGTAAAGTAGGACCATATATAAAGTTAATTCTCGATGAAATTTTTGGAATAAAAAATTTTGTTAATGATATAAGCAGAGTAAAATCAAATCCTAAAAATTTTAAAAGAAAAGCATTTGGAAATGAAAAAGATGTAATATACATTTACTCAAAAAAGAACCAAAATAATATATTTAATAATGTAACTATAGCTTTAAGTGAGGAAGAAATATTAAAAAAATTTCCTAAAATTGATAAAAATGGAAGAAGATATAATACTGTTCCTTGTCATGCTCCAGGTGAAACAAAAAATGGGGAAACAGGAGGAAAATGGAAAGGGGTGTTTCCACCAAAAGGAAGACATTGGAGATATAGTCCGAAAGAACTAGAAAAATTAGATGAAAATGGATTAATTGAATGGTCTAAAAATGGTGTTCCTAGAATAAAAAATTTTTCTGATGAACATAAAGGTAAAAAAATTCAAGATATTTGGTCAAATTTTAAAGATCCTCAAAATCCAATATATCCGACTGAAAAAAACCTAGATATGTTATCTATGATTGCTCAGCAGTCATCTAATGAAGATTCTATAATAATGGATTGTTTTTGTGGCTCATCAAGCTTTTTATTAGCAGGAATAAATAAAAAAAGATATGTCATTGGTATTGATAAATCTGATGTATCAAAAGAAGTATTATTAAAAAGAAGAAATATAAATGATTTAGTAATTGTTGAATATATTGATCTATGA